A part of Desulfobacterales bacterium genomic DNA contains:
- a CDS encoding AbrB/MazE/SpoVT family DNA-binding domain-containing protein, with translation MKPISVTVSDRGYVVLPAHLRKEMKITSGSRILINKKKDKLILEIVPSFTSKLSGLTGKTIGDKSESVDKFIDAEREERLP, from the coding sequence ATGAAGCCAATCAGCGTTACAGTTTCCGACAGGGGATATGTTGTTTTGCCTGCACATCTTAGAAAGGAAATGAAGATCACATCCGGGTCAAGAATTCTCATTAATAAAAAAAAGGACAAACTTATTTTGGAAATAGTTCCGTCCTTTACATCAAAATTATCCGGACTCACCGGCAAGACAATAGGCGACAAATCTGAAAGCGTGGATAAATTCATCGACGCTGAACGGGAAGAGAGGCTCCCTTGA
- a CDS encoding PIN domain-containing protein: protein MISLKKLKNTVNGKKVLIDSNIIIYLTDMIQPYDALSKELFTMVEEGKAEAVISIISVAEVMHGPIKAGKGDIAIEVKNYLVNFPNCQCMNITYEVLEKIGNDKRINWKALRSIDSLIIASGLYSKVDLIISNDRHFINALPAEMLFSFES, encoded by the coding sequence TTGATTTCACTAAAGAAGCTGAAAAATACCGTCAACGGAAAAAAAGTCCTTATTGACAGCAATATCATCATATATTTGACGGATATGATTCAACCCTATGACGCTTTATCGAAAGAATTATTTACCATGGTGGAAGAAGGCAAAGCGGAAGCGGTCATCTCTATTATCTCTGTCGCCGAAGTCATGCACGGGCCGATAAAAGCAGGAAAGGGGGATATCGCAATTGAGGTGAAAAATTACCTTGTCAATTTCCCGAACTGTCAATGCATGAACATAACCTACGAAGTTTTGGAAAAAATAGGGAATGATAAAAGAATAAACTGGAAAGCGTTGCGATCCATTGACAGCCTGATAATCGCTTCCGGTCTCTATTCCAAAGTCGATCTTATTATTTCAAATGATCGCCATTTCATCAATGCTTTGCCTGCGGAAATGCTTTTTTCCTTTGAAAGCTGA
- a CDS encoding SDR family oxidoreductase produces MHLQKRILVTGGAGFLGSHLCKRLLQDGCDVICADNFYTGTKQNIVPLLKDPYFELLRHDITFPLYLEVDEIYNLACPASPIHYQNDPVQTTKVNVHGSINMLGLAKRIKAKILQASTSEVYGDPAVHPQPESYHGNVNCIGPRSCYDEGKRCAETLFFDYHRQHKLKIKVARIFNTYGPQMHPNDGRVVSNFILQALRNEPITIYGDGTQTRSFCYVDDLIDGLIRLMNSPDDITGPVNIGNPDEFTMLELAQKIIQLTGSKSKIVFQPLPQDDPKQRRPDITLAKKQLEWKPRVKLEAGLQKTIEYFRQFVK; encoded by the coding sequence ATGCATTTACAAAAACGGATTCTGGTTACCGGCGGCGCAGGGTTTTTAGGTTCGCACCTTTGCAAAAGACTGCTACAAGACGGGTGCGATGTAATTTGTGCTGATAATTTTTATACCGGCACCAAACAGAATATCGTCCCCTTGTTAAAAGACCCCTATTTTGAACTGTTACGCCATGACATTACCTTTCCGCTGTACCTGGAAGTGGACGAAATTTACAATCTGGCCTGCCCGGCATCCCCCATTCACTACCAGAACGATCCGGTCCAGACCACCAAGGTCAACGTTCATGGCTCCATCAACATGCTGGGACTGGCCAAACGGATCAAGGCCAAAATTCTTCAGGCATCTACTTCGGAGGTCTACGGCGATCCCGCGGTACATCCCCAGCCGGAGTCTTATCACGGCAACGTAAACTGCATCGGTCCACGATCGTGCTATGATGAAGGCAAGCGCTGTGCTGAAACGCTGTTTTTCGACTATCATCGTCAGCACAAACTAAAAATCAAGGTGGCCCGCATCTTTAATACCTATGGACCGCAAATGCATCCCAATGACGGCCGGGTGGTCTCCAACTTTATACTGCAGGCCCTAAGAAACGAGCCGATTACCATTTACGGGGACGGTACGCAGACGCGCTCATTCTGCTACGTGGACGACTTGATCGACGGCTTGATCCGCCTGATGAACAGTCCGGACGATATTACCGGTCCGGTCAATATCGGCAACCCGGATGAGTTCACCATGCTGGAACTGGCCCAGAAGATTATTCAACTGACCGGTTCAAAATCAAAAATTGTCTTTCAGCCGTTGCCGCAGGATGATCCTAAGCAGCGTCGACCGGATATAACGCTTGCCAAAAAGCAGTTGGAATGGAAACCAAGGGTAAAGCTTGAAGCCGGTCTTCAAAAGACCATCGAATATTTCAGGCAGTTTGTGAAATGA